From a region of the Anomalospiza imberbis isolate Cuckoo-Finch-1a 21T00152 chromosome 3, ASM3175350v1, whole genome shotgun sequence genome:
- the CFAP206 gene encoding cilia- and flagella-associated protein 206, whose protein sequence is MSGELLQSAIKRIIRQVGLECAAQGQSLSETLVAFVVKTVVLDPRNDFNMDRILLEDDMQDLIQLCVTRLLDTTNPSLSTIKMQVYFDMNYANRDELLSEQERVLEGKLAPVVRAITESGPHVQEEMENVYQKVVTYVLLRSGLGSPTDIEAVREVTAALQSVFPQTEMITFISLSKKDKEQQLKDLAMLVTGIRLYNKQCQKGGRGIDDLPGILNEAIPSATQTLDECLNSCQLLAHRYTALLESMQEEPQRFSQLRFFKLKEALFNVRQYEAFLCILQSNAITSAQEVESLDVQFEAAMMVLKNTVQDKTSIESREVFPLFMELSKLWTGFQDEMLLLNFLTNMADNLQQFLEIHSQLFPEEMLTSLLEGVTVKSDVERIKETMGTRVNVSDFRNQEWLFPETTDNFDQLLIQYHGFCAHSIGVKGITLPGNPAIGILKHKEKYYVFSSKEAAYIFAQDPDKFIQLNVEKAKKYAELIQLLELHHQFEYLVPHAQARKASKGSMKPPPKCESGTQTDTHILPPTIVRSYEWNEWELRRKAIKLANLRRKLTHAMQTDLSHMRRENFTQVYLPKDVGTQTKHDNSSNVPKPQIFLKGLRGGSSPTTHVVTVDLTRPLDET, encoded by the exons GTGAAAACTGTTGTTTTAGATCCAAGAAATGATTTTAATATGGATCGAATACTTTTAGAAGACGATATGCAAGATCTTATCCAG CTCTGTGTTACCAGACTGCTTGACACAACAAACCCATCCCTAAGCACAATTAAGATGCAAGTTTACTTTGATATGAACTATGCAAACCGAG ATGAATTACTGAGTGAGCAGGAGCGTGTTCTGGAAGGAAAACTGGCTCCTGTAGTTAGAGCCATCACAGAGAGTGGTCCACATGTGCAAGAAGAAATGGAGAATGTGTATCAAAAGGTCGTTACCTATGTGCTGCTGAGATCTGGCCTGGGATCCCCAACAGATATTGAGGCTGTCAGAGAGGTGACAG CTGCCTTGCAGAGTGTATTCCCCCAGACAGAGATGATTACTTTCATCTCACTCAGTAAGAAGGACAAAGAACAACAGCTGAAAGATCTTGCCATGCTAGTGACAGGAATTCGTTTGTACAACAAGCAGTGCCAGAAAGGAGGACGTGGCATTGATGACT TGCCAGGCATCCTGAACGAAGCCATTCCGTCGGCCACACAGACTCTCGATGAATGTCTGAATTCCTGCCAGCTGCTAGCCCACCGCtacacagccctgctggaatCCATGCAGGAAGAGCCCCAAAGGTTCTCCCAGCTtaggttttttaaattaaaagaagcACTATTCAATGTGAGACAGTATGAAGCCTTCCTTTGCATCCTTCAG TCTAATGCAATTACAAGTGCTCAAGAAGTTGAATCATTGGATGTTCAGTTTGAAGCAGCAATGATGGTATTGAAAAACACAGTTCAGGATAAGACTTCCATAGAGTCCAGAGAAGTTTTT CCTCTGTTTATGGAACTTTCCAAGCTTTGGACTGGCTTTCAGGATGAAATGCTACTGCTAAACTTCCTCACAAATATGGCTGACAATCTCCAACAATTCTTGGAAATCCATTCACAGCTTTTTCCAGAGGAAATGCTAACATCTCTTCTGGAAGGAGTGACTGTGAAAAGTGATGTGGAAAGGATAAAAGAAACCATGG GAACCAGAGTGAATGTTTCTGATTTCAGGAACCAAGAATGGCTTTTTCCAGAGACTACTGATAACTTTGATCAGTTGCTGATCCAGTACCATGGTTTCTGTGCACATTCAATTGGTGTGAAAGGTATTACCCTACCAG GAAATCCTGCTATTGGAATTTTGAAGCACAAGGAGAAATATTATGTTTTCAGTTCAAAAGAAGCTGCATACATCTTTGCTCAAGATCCAGATAAGTTCATTCAACTGAAtgtagaaaaagcaaaaaaatatgcAGAACTAATTCAACTGCTTGAGCTCCATCATCAGTTTGAATACCTTGTCCCACATGCACAG GCCAGAAAGGCAAGCAAAGGTTCGATGAAACCACCCCCAAAATGTGAGAGTGGTACTCAAACTGATACTCATATCTTGCCTCCAACTATTGTGAGATCCTATGAATGGAATGAATGGGAACTGAGAAGAAAAGCTATAAAATTG GCCAACTTGCGCCGCAAGTTAACTCATGCCATGCAGACTGATCTCAGCCACATGAGAAGAGAGAACTTCACCCAAGTGTACTTGCCAAAAGATGTTGGCACCCAGACTAAGCATGACAACTCAAGCAATGtacccaaaccccaaattttctTGAAAGGTCTCCGAGGAGGATCATCTCCCACTACTCATGTGGTCACGGTAGACTTAACAAGACCACTGGATGAAACCTAA